In Desulfosediminicola ganghwensis, a single window of DNA contains:
- a CDS encoding IS3 family transposase, translated as MITRWKRQGQLSICRQCELLRLKRSTFYYKPKGESVENRELILPIDAQFLETPFYGTRQMRRHLRNLRYSLGRRRVKRLMRKIGLVAIYQKTRTSTAHAAHKKQPYLSRGLKIDRYGVQTLPISRYHEGHLNHTPILSNEPGPLLRSSQIPHPTSHIQRPTSNLQLPTSNAPSHLPFLHVL; from the coding sequence ATGATTACCAGGTGGAAAAGACAGGGCCAGCTAAGCATTTGTCGCCAATGCGAATTGCTCCGTCTCAAACGGTCCACATTTTACTACAAACCCAAGGGCGAAAGTGTAGAAAATCGTGAGCTGATCCTGCCGATAGACGCCCAGTTTCTCGAGACACCTTTTTATGGCACACGGCAAATGAGACGCCACCTGCGAAATCTCAGGTACTCCCTTGGACGACGCAGAGTGAAGCGGCTTATGCGAAAAATTGGACTGGTAGCTATATATCAAAAAACACGAACCAGCACAGCCCACGCGGCTCACAAGAAACAACCATACCTATCGAGAGGGCTGAAAATCGACAGGTATGGTGTACAGACATTACCCATATCACGATACCACGAGGGCCACCTTAATCATACCCCGATCCTGTCCAATGAGCCGGGACCACTTCTCAGGTCGTCCCAGATTCCACATCCAACGTCCCACATCCAACGTCCCACGTCCAACCTCCAACTTCCAACCTCCAACGCCCCCTCTCACCTGCCGTTTCTCCATGTATTATAA
- a CDS encoding cytochrome c3 family protein, translated as MSGSHRKRRNWIRSLTVVTIIAGAGAVLSGFVPNEPAETNRLYLQSSAGAVLFDHSKHSSNAESCAVCHHELYSAEPVTACIECHDEGFSADDVSHDRLKEIHSRDCSTCHEQNSDNVEAISCRECHPGAQQSEPDSISCTECHDDDYSPEIMEHDEYLEIEEHTCLGCHSPGTISEVFHLNCSNCHLETAPDRFATDSGEVSCGACHLR; from the coding sequence ATGAGTGGTAGCCACAGGAAGCGTAGGAACTGGATACGATCACTAACGGTCGTGACAATTATTGCCGGGGCCGGGGCCGTTTTGAGCGGTTTTGTCCCTAACGAACCTGCTGAAACAAATAGACTCTATTTGCAAAGCAGCGCAGGTGCAGTTTTGTTTGATCACAGCAAACACAGCAGTAACGCAGAGTCATGTGCTGTTTGTCATCATGAACTTTATAGCGCCGAGCCTGTCACTGCATGCATCGAATGTCATGATGAAGGGTTTTCCGCCGATGATGTCAGCCATGACCGACTCAAGGAAATCCACAGTCGCGACTGCTCTACCTGTCACGAACAAAACAGTGACAACGTCGAAGCAATTTCCTGCAGAGAGTGCCATCCCGGCGCTCAGCAGAGTGAACCGGATTCAATCAGCTGTACAGAATGTCACGATGATGATTATTCGCCGGAAATCATGGAGCACGATGAGTATCTTGAAATAGAAGAACATACCTGTCTGGGATGTCATTCTCCAGGTACAATCTCTGAGGTATTTCATTTAAATTGTTCTAACTGCCATCTTGAGACCGCTCCAGACAGATTCGCCACCGATAGTGGAGAAGTGTCATGCGGTGCATGCCACTTACGATGA
- a CDS encoding 4Fe-4S dicluster domain-containing protein: MQGLLKLFKKKPMLKALTNYDPEIRQVPDPDRVVIPIEYPGRVRYQPTVAIDDVVRKGQVIAKSPIGNCLCASISGTVKDITSIWTAQSYHSPAIIIEGNGEEPIDPEELFASTAAASSTDDYEIALKRLRTAGVAPPWSMSGREYSDDDEVIPALPPIKAFIVTGVRQEPTIVTSQILLEQHADKVAEGLQRIGALLPGARVCMTLPQQFRSWAWQKFADIAELEFIPQHYSGRIERDIVSKIVGQRIPNRESYRYHGIAVLDVEFLLAMVDALNGKSSLTQKCVTISGPDIEQAITVRFPLGSSIAHILTSQGLNPSDYSRHVVGGPMMGFAQYTDSTPLTYNNGIYLITEDLSPFDSIAPCINCGRCARACPENIQVHLVNRMIEFGQIQEAKNYHPEACHECGLCAGVCPAERPIVQLLHFCNHEMVHGERYNWITGDNQ, encoded by the coding sequence ATGCAGGGACTGCTGAAATTATTCAAGAAAAAGCCAATGCTTAAGGCTTTGACAAACTATGATCCTGAGATTCGCCAGGTTCCTGATCCCGATCGGGTAGTCATCCCCATCGAGTATCCTGGCAGGGTTCGATATCAGCCCACAGTTGCAATAGATGACGTAGTACGCAAAGGACAGGTTATCGCAAAATCCCCTATTGGAAACTGTCTCTGTGCCTCTATCAGCGGTACAGTCAAAGACATTACCAGTATCTGGACAGCTCAGAGCTACCATTCTCCAGCCATTATCATTGAGGGTAATGGAGAAGAGCCCATAGATCCCGAGGAACTCTTTGCGAGTACCGCGGCCGCCTCTTCAACAGATGATTATGAAATCGCGCTGAAACGTCTTCGTACCGCAGGCGTCGCTCCGCCCTGGTCCATGTCCGGGCGCGAATACAGTGATGACGATGAGGTAATTCCCGCTTTGCCGCCAATCAAGGCCTTCATCGTTACGGGTGTCCGCCAGGAGCCAACCATTGTCACCTCGCAAATTCTTCTGGAGCAACATGCTGACAAAGTGGCTGAAGGACTTCAACGGATAGGTGCACTGCTCCCCGGTGCCCGTGTATGCATGACTCTACCCCAGCAGTTCCGCTCCTGGGCATGGCAGAAATTTGCGGACATTGCCGAACTTGAATTCATTCCTCAACATTATTCAGGGCGCATCGAGCGTGATATCGTCTCCAAAATTGTGGGTCAGAGAATACCGAACCGTGAAAGCTACAGGTACCACGGAATAGCAGTACTTGATGTCGAGTTTTTACTCGCCATGGTTGACGCTCTTAATGGAAAGTCATCACTCACCCAGAAATGTGTCACCATCAGCGGCCCCGATATCGAGCAGGCTATTACAGTTCGTTTTCCATTGGGCAGTTCCATCGCCCATATACTTACCAGCCAGGGCTTGAATCCTTCAGATTATTCCCGGCACGTGGTTGGCGGCCCAATGATGGGATTTGCCCAGTATACTGACTCGACACCGCTCACCTATAACAACGGTATCTATCTCATTACCGAGGATCTCTCACCTTTCGATAGCATCGCCCCTTGTATCAACTGTGGTAGATGCGCCCGTGCCTGTCCAGAAAACATCCAGGTACATCTGGTGAACAGAATGATAGAGTTCGGACAAATCCAGGAAGCAAAGAACTATCACCCGGAAGCTTGCCACGAGTGTGGGCTCTGCGCCGGCGTATGTCCTGCAGAGAGACCAATCGTTCAGCTCCTCCATTTCTGCAATCACGAAATGGTTCACGGTGAGCGTTACAACTGGATTACGGGAGACAACCAATGA
- a CDS encoding RnfABCDGE type electron transport complex subunit D: MKEIQSFQQQSPPETHMLDVAVGPHYRLGSGLAEIYQRWVVALVPAMLASVYYFGPAAVRIFGLCVLFSVLIDLVSEKLAPSRDLTSNWSSVSLGLLLAFMMPLNASWWLVLIGCLVMIGIGKKFFGGVGAYPAQPAVLALAVLHLSWPARMDHTAALKDLDWSVTMVEPLRLLKSMGAGAESYYSSLDLLVGRQIAGTAEGMVLFILIGGIFLLALREIQWQLPAGFLIGLLTTAALLHKTNPELFASPAFYLLSGGTVFMGFFLLTDHTTSPVNKLPLFLYGVLAGVLLILVRGYSKHVDGIVFAVLLANLCAPLLDMIKPKVKGAKNV, from the coding sequence ATGAAAGAAATACAATCGTTCCAACAGCAGTCTCCTCCAGAGACACACATGCTTGATGTTGCCGTGGGCCCCCACTATCGGCTTGGCAGCGGACTGGCGGAAATCTACCAGCGCTGGGTTGTTGCCCTCGTACCCGCCATGCTCGCCAGTGTATATTATTTTGGCCCTGCTGCCGTGCGCATCTTCGGCCTATGCGTTCTTTTCTCGGTTCTCATCGATCTGGTATCAGAAAAGCTCGCTCCTTCCCGGGATCTTACCTCCAACTGGAGCAGCGTTAGCCTGGGACTGCTCCTCGCATTCATGATGCCCCTCAACGCGTCATGGTGGCTGGTTCTCATCGGTTGTCTGGTCATGATCGGGATAGGCAAAAAATTCTTTGGCGGAGTAGGAGCCTACCCTGCTCAGCCCGCAGTTCTTGCGTTGGCTGTTCTGCATCTTTCCTGGCCTGCCCGGATGGATCACACAGCCGCCCTCAAAGATCTCGACTGGTCAGTTACCATGGTCGAACCTCTGAGACTGTTGAAGTCCATGGGAGCCGGGGCAGAGTCTTACTACAGTTCACTCGATCTTCTGGTCGGCCGGCAGATAGCAGGCACAGCAGAGGGGATGGTGCTGTTTATTCTTATAGGCGGAATATTTCTGCTTGCACTGCGTGAAATCCAGTGGCAATTACCAGCAGGTTTCCTGATCGGTCTGTTAACTACCGCGGCCCTGCTGCATAAGACCAATCCCGAACTCTTCGCAAGCCCTGCATTTTACCTGCTGAGCGGAGGTACAGTATTCATGGGATTTTTCCTCCTTACAGACCACACCACCTCACCCGTAAACAAACTGCCTCTTTTTCTTTACGGTGTTCTTGCCGGTGTGTTACTGATTCTCGTCCGGGGGTACTCCAAACATGTTGACGGCATCGTCTTCGCCGTGCTGCTGGCCAATCTCTGCGCACCTCTGCTCGATATGATCAAACCGAAAGTCAAGGGGGCTAAAAATGTCTGA
- a CDS encoding FMN-binding protein, producing the protein MSEIVRMVVVLSLIAGFCSAALTAANVKLAPKIEEQTDLYVRGPALERLFNKPAKEVLGNKVVMELNEQEIPVFFTIKDQKVSTIAVEAIGKGGYGGDLKLMIGIDLAAERMTGMEVVSHSETPGLGARIEEITFRKQWQDLPTDSPIALTADGGQIDAISGASFTSGAAVRGTNEVINYVRDYRDEIIQAISKLQKDA; encoded by the coding sequence ATGTCTGAGATAGTACGCATGGTGGTGGTGCTCTCCCTGATTGCCGGGTTCTGCTCTGCCGCCCTCACCGCAGCCAACGTCAAGCTCGCACCCAAAATAGAGGAACAGACCGATCTCTATGTGAGGGGTCCCGCACTTGAGCGACTCTTTAACAAACCTGCCAAGGAAGTACTGGGTAATAAAGTGGTCATGGAGTTGAACGAGCAAGAGATCCCAGTATTTTTCACCATAAAGGATCAAAAGGTTTCCACAATTGCCGTTGAGGCCATTGGCAAAGGCGGTTACGGCGGGGACCTCAAACTGATGATCGGTATTGACCTCGCCGCCGAACGCATGACAGGCATGGAGGTGGTCAGCCACAGCGAGACCCCAGGCCTTGGAGCCAGAATCGAAGAAATTACTTTCAGGAAACAATGGCAAGACTTACCGACGGACAGCCCCATAGCACTCACAGCTGACGGTGGCCAGATCGATGCCATCAGCGGCGCTTCATTTACATCAGGCGCTGCGGTGAGAGGTACCAACGAAGTAATAAACTATGTACGTGACTACAGAGATGAGATCATTCAAGCGATCTCCAAGCTTCAAAAGGATGCGTAG
- the rsxE gene encoding electron transport complex subunit RsxE produces the protein MAEKLQQTLTAGLWKRIPPFRLVLGLCPSLAVTMSAENGFGMGLATAFVLILSNGAISALRNIIPSKVRIASYIVIIATLVSIVEIIMKAYFFPLSEQLGIYIPLIVVNCIVLGRAEGFASKNPPFNSMVDGLSVGAGYALSLTLIGSVREIFGAGTWFGLPVFGEAFEPMTFLVSAPGAFVTIGSLLALQNLFSRWRGEKFIQG, from the coding sequence ATGGCTGAGAAACTTCAACAAACACTTACTGCCGGACTTTGGAAGAGAATACCACCCTTTCGCCTGGTGCTTGGATTATGTCCATCACTGGCGGTTACCATGTCCGCAGAGAACGGATTCGGTATGGGCCTCGCAACCGCCTTTGTACTGATCCTCTCCAATGGTGCTATTTCCGCGTTACGCAATATCATCCCCAGCAAGGTGCGTATCGCTTCATACATCGTCATTATTGCAACACTGGTCTCAATCGTTGAGATCATTATGAAAGCGTATTTTTTCCCTCTTTCCGAACAGCTCGGCATCTACATTCCCCTGATCGTCGTTAACTGCATCGTTCTCGGTCGGGCGGAAGGGTTCGCATCCAAAAATCCTCCGTTCAACTCGATGGTCGACGGCTTAAGTGTCGGCGCAGGATATGCCCTGTCACTGACCCTTATCGGTTCTGTCCGCGAGATCTTCGGTGCCGGAACCTGGTTTGGATTGCCAGTCTTTGGTGAAGCTTTCGAGCCAATGACTTTTCTTGTATCAGCGCCAGGTGCCTTTGTTACCATCGGGTCCCTGCTCGCTCTCCAAAACCTCTTCTCCCGCTGGCGCGGCGAGAAGTTTATACAGGGATAA
- a CDS encoding electron transport complex protein RnfA, with protein sequence MDLIYLAISATFVNNILLAQYLGNCPFLGVSKKLETAMGMAAAIVFVTLLASIFTWSVFTYVLQPYDLEFLKTLSFILIIASLVQLVEIILKKKSRTLYNALGVYLPLITTNCAVMGVALLIAKNEMGFVNMLVFSTTSALGYGLALILFAGIRVRLQISAVPHSLQGTAIALVTAGIMALAFMGFQGMA encoded by the coding sequence ATGGACCTTATTTATCTTGCTATTTCAGCAACTTTCGTCAACAACATTCTGTTGGCCCAATATTTAGGCAACTGCCCGTTTCTTGGTGTTTCCAAAAAACTTGAAACGGCCATGGGTATGGCGGCGGCAATCGTCTTCGTGACACTGCTTGCCTCCATTTTCACCTGGTCGGTTTTCACCTATGTTCTCCAGCCGTATGATCTGGAATTCCTGAAGACGCTGAGCTTCATCCTGATCATCGCCTCACTGGTTCAGCTGGTGGAAATCATCTTAAAGAAAAAGAGTCGAACACTCTACAATGCGTTGGGAGTCTACCTGCCCCTGATCACCACGAACTGTGCTGTCATGGGTGTGGCTCTGCTCATCGCCAAAAATGAAATGGGGTTTGTAAATATGCTGGTCTTTTCAACGACCAGCGCCCTTGGTTATGGCCTGGCCCTGATCTTGTTTGCCGGCATTCGTGTACGGCTGCAAATCTCTGCTGTGCCGCATTCATTACAAGGCACAGCTATCGCGCTGGTAACAGCGGGAATCATGGCTTTGGCTTTTATGGGCTTTCAAGGAATGGCCTAA
- a CDS encoding FAD-dependent oxidoreductase, with protein MTTPVLLLVGIAFVAAVILGIAARIFHVEEDPRIEAVTNLLPGANCGGCGQAGCSASAEAMVKGELEVNACVVGGTETAEAIGAYLGYDVAGSEPSLACATCEGGYRAARKYNYSGMEDCRAALQLYHGYIRCENGCLGLGSCRKACKFGAITMDPESGLPQFHPDRCVGCGSCVAACPKGIIKLVGEKTRILHWNQYTQCLSPCRQRCPAQINIPKYLAHARNGEYGAALATVKDNNPLPVATGRVCPELCATECRRQTQDDPLAINAVKRFVADWERNSGERMQVSIAPDTGKKVAVVGAGPSGLTAAYYLRRLGHHVEIFEQMPKLGGMPLYGIPDYRLSEEQYEWDIDGVLELGVEAHTGVKLGRDFNIHALKAQGFDAIFLAIGLWQGRLLPFEGKELKGIYSGIDYLRRFHTDEEIIKGKRFVIIGAGNVAMDCARSALRAGAEEVILTFRFSRDLMEANAHEITDAENEGVIMRCLLSPVRFVGEDGKLTGMEVQEVTLKQNPGSLPDCIPVEGSNEIIPCDVVIQAVGQAAELDEIVEADGLERTRYGTIDGKEETLETNIEGVFTGGDCFTGPRLLVEAVAGGRYAARSIHYYVTTGEIPPIEDRQREMVPQAMVDSLINVAPLNSRAVKPMISLEERMGNFREVEGTISEQQCLTESQRCLNCGIYCYDQNDLPQSEIRQATSCPNEPHIAEKKQAEKAD; from the coding sequence GTGACTACCCCGGTACTCCTATTAGTCGGAATCGCTTTTGTGGCCGCTGTCATTCTTGGCATAGCAGCCCGAATTTTTCATGTGGAGGAAGATCCCCGAATCGAAGCTGTGACCAACCTTCTGCCAGGCGCCAACTGTGGTGGATGTGGACAGGCTGGCTGCAGCGCCTCAGCCGAGGCAATGGTTAAGGGAGAATTAGAAGTAAATGCCTGTGTGGTTGGCGGCACTGAAACCGCTGAAGCCATTGGCGCGTATCTCGGTTACGACGTAGCAGGTTCAGAACCTTCTCTCGCCTGTGCTACCTGTGAAGGCGGCTACAGAGCCGCCCGTAAATATAACTACTCCGGCATGGAGGACTGCCGCGCCGCCCTCCAGCTTTATCATGGTTACATACGCTGTGAAAATGGCTGTCTTGGCCTGGGTTCCTGCCGTAAGGCCTGTAAGTTCGGCGCGATCACTATGGACCCTGAATCGGGACTGCCACAATTTCATCCCGACCGTTGCGTGGGCTGTGGCAGTTGTGTTGCCGCCTGCCCGAAAGGAATCATCAAGCTGGTTGGCGAAAAAACCAGGATTCTGCACTGGAACCAGTATACCCAATGCCTTTCACCATGCCGCCAGAGATGTCCGGCCCAGATCAACATTCCGAAATATCTGGCCCATGCACGTAACGGAGAGTACGGTGCCGCATTGGCGACCGTAAAAGACAACAACCCGTTACCTGTTGCAACCGGTCGAGTCTGTCCTGAACTGTGCGCCACCGAATGTCGTCGCCAAACACAGGACGACCCACTGGCCATTAATGCAGTCAAACGCTTTGTTGCCGACTGGGAACGCAACAGCGGCGAGCGTATGCAGGTCTCAATTGCACCCGATACCGGGAAAAAGGTTGCAGTAGTTGGTGCAGGTCCATCAGGTCTGACGGCTGCATACTATCTCAGACGCCTTGGTCATCATGTTGAAATTTTTGAACAAATGCCTAAACTTGGCGGCATGCCTCTTTACGGCATTCCGGATTACCGTCTGTCCGAGGAACAGTATGAATGGGACATCGACGGGGTTCTCGAACTCGGCGTTGAGGCACACACCGGTGTCAAGCTTGGACGAGATTTCAATATTCACGCACTCAAGGCCCAGGGGTTTGATGCAATCTTTCTTGCCATCGGTCTTTGGCAGGGCCGCCTGTTGCCGTTCGAGGGTAAGGAATTAAAAGGTATCTATAGCGGTATCGATTACCTGAGACGTTTCCACACAGACGAGGAGATCATCAAAGGGAAAAGATTCGTTATCATCGGTGCCGGTAACGTAGCCATGGATTGCGCCCGTTCCGCCCTCAGGGCCGGGGCAGAAGAGGTGATCCTTACCTTCCGTTTCTCCCGTGACCTGATGGAGGCCAATGCCCACGAAATAACGGACGCGGAAAACGAAGGTGTTATCATGCGCTGCCTGCTTTCCCCGGTTCGCTTTGTCGGTGAAGATGGCAAACTGACCGGTATGGAAGTGCAGGAAGTTACCCTGAAACAAAACCCGGGCAGCTTGCCTGACTGTATCCCCGTTGAAGGCTCTAATGAAATTATCCCCTGTGACGTAGTCATTCAAGCTGTCGGCCAGGCAGCCGAACTGGATGAAATTGTCGAAGCAGACGGCTTGGAGCGAACCCGTTACGGTACCATCGACGGTAAAGAGGAAACACTTGAGACCAACATTGAAGGTGTCTTTACAGGCGGCGACTGTTTCACCGGCCCTCGCCTCCTGGTCGAAGCGGTGGCCGGCGGCAGATACGCTGCCCGCTCGATTCATTACTATGTAACTACCGGGGAGATTCCACCCATCGAGGACAGGCAACGCGAGATGGTGCCTCAGGCAATGGTCGACTCGCTCATCAACGTAGCTCCACTCAATAGTAGAGCTGTTAAACCAATGATCTCACTTGAAGAACGAATGGGCAACTTCAGAGAGGTGGAAGGCACGATCAGTGAGCAACAGTGTCTGACGGAATCCCAAAGATGTCTCAATTGCGGTATCTACTGTTATGATCAGAATGATCTGCCCCAATCTGAGATTCGCCAGGCCACATCCTGCCCTAACGAACCGCATATAGCAGAAAAAAAACAGGCTGAAAAGGCTGATTAA